A single genomic interval of Gossypium raimondii isolate GPD5lz chromosome 11, ASM2569854v1, whole genome shotgun sequence harbors:
- the LOC105804342 gene encoding F-box/kelch-repeat protein SKIP25: protein MEITVQCCKQSKNDPFDDNDSENGTLLPGLPDDLAQRCLSSLSPSLLFSVCHSWRRLLYSPSFPPFFSLYALLSPLHNPTMALHREVVPQSTIVFFSFDPISSSWRPLPSPPQNPSFHLLRRHPSFLSRNLPIQSLTVSNHLIVIAATTQNLFPALSSPLVFHPESNIWFYGPQISAPRRWCAAGSAQDVVYMASGFGSHYQGDVARSLEQWDLNKKRENWGWENKAGLKDGRFSREAVEAVGCRGKLCMVNVKGNALKEGAVYNVGLDKWEDMPVGMVAGWNGPAASMDEDEIYVIDEVKGRLSKYDGEKDCWVKVIELEQLKRAEHIAAGRGKICAVSAKGERIIVVDVRDKPTRFWEVEPPCGLEVVAVHVLPRMISRQH from the coding sequence ATGGAAATCACTGTTCAATGCTGCAAGCAATCTAAGAATGATCCCTTTGATGATAATGATTCTGAAAATGGAACCCTTTTGCCAGGCCTCCCTGACGATCTTGCTCAACGCTGTCtctcttctctttctccttctcttcttttctctgtTTGCCATTCATGGCGTCGCCTCCTTTACTCTCCTTCTTTCCCTCCCTTTTTCTCCCTCTATGCTCTTCTTTCTCCTTTGCATAATCCCACTATGGCACTCCATAGAGAAGTTGTTCCTCAATCCACAATTGTATTCTTCTCCTTTGATCCAATATCGTCATCTTGGAGACCTCTTCCTAGCCCTCCTCAAAACCCTTCTTTCCATCTCCTCCGTCGTCacccttcttttctttctcgCAACCTTCCAATCCAATCCTTGACAGTCTCCAACCATTTAATCGTCATAGCTGCCACCACTCAAAATCTTTTCCCAGCTCTTTCCAGCCCTTTAGTCTTCCACCCAGAGTCTAACATCTGGTTTTATGGCCCCCAAATCTCCGCCCCTCGACGGTGGTGTGCTGCAGGCTCAGCCCAAGATGTGGTCTACATGGCAAGCGGTTTTGGCTCCCATTACCAAGGAGATGTAGCAAGGTCATTGGAACAGTGGGACCTAAacaagaagagagaaaattggGGATGGGAAAACAAGGCAGGGCTTAAAGATGGAAGGTTTAGTAGAGAAGCAGTGGAAGCAGTTGGGTGTAGAGGGAAACTTTGCATGGTTAATGTCAAAGGAAATGCATTGAAAGAAGGTGCAGTTTATAACGTGGGATTGGATAAGTGGGAAGACATGCCTGTAGGGATGGTTGCTGGTTGGAATGGACCAGCAGCCTCGATGGATGAAGATGAGATTTATGTGATTGATGAAGTGAAAGGAAGGTTAAGCAAATACGATGGTGAAAAAGATTGTTGGGTGAAAGTGATCGAGTTGGAGCAACTTAAACGTGCGGAACATATAGCAGCAGGGAGAGGGAAAATATGTGCAGTTTCAGCCAAAGGGGAAAGGATTATAGTGGTGGATGTAAGGGACAAGCCTACCAGGTTTTGGGAGGTGGAGCCACCATGTGGATTGGAAGTGGTGGCTGTGCATGTTTTGCCTAGGATGATTAGTAGACAACACTAG